Within the Melopsittacus undulatus isolate bMelUnd1 chromosome 5, bMelUnd1.mat.Z, whole genome shotgun sequence genome, the region GTAGGGGCAGCACTGTGCCAATTACACACTGCTTTTCaaagtgaaattaatttaagTGGGTgtacaagaagaaataattcagaagCAAAACCTGTAAACTTTCATAACTGTagtgtaattaaaaaaaccccaacaaagcaaacaataaCAAACCCCTTAAATTTAGCAGTCTGAAGACTTCTCTTTACCACCCCTGAAATTTCCTATGATAACTCTACTAtagattttctttcactgaggGCTAATTAGCCCTCCTTAAAAGGCTGTTATTGGTCTATTCTAACATAAGGCCACATCACTCAAACTCCCAGCTTCACTAAAATTCTTTCTTATATTCCATTTTCATAATATATTTcgttataaaaataaaaagcctcaTCAAACCCCCAACGCCCAAAGTCCTAGTCTCCCTTAACCAACGTAGTAGCACATCCAACAGTGTATCCACCCTTGGAAAACCAGTACCAGTACCCAGAAGAGAAGAGTTGATAATGCTGGCCTTAAGGTTGCTAATTCCAGAGAAACATGATGTCAACAGCAAcactttctgtcttttaaaaacaggaaacTGCACAAACTGTGGATTGCTACATGAGTGAAAACATACCCAAGCATAAGAGCATTAACTCTTAAAATTATGTCCTATATCATTAATAGCACCATCCATTATTTGAGGACTCTGAATATTAGCTGATAGatgtttcttcctctttatcTTCTCCTAAGGAATACAGGGGCATTTTTTATCATTTCCCAAAGTCATGACTCCTGctctttttagtttctttttatggtttaaataaatacatgccaAAAAAATAAGATCTCCCTTGTCTTCCAAGAATGCTCAAATGCACTAGTAATTAGTTACAAAATTCCTGTAAGTGAGGTGTTAGGCACTTAAGTACATACCCCTTAAGTAGACTTAAGTAAACAACTAAGTAGGCACTTAAGTAGACTCAGGTTAGACTGAATCTAATCATGTGGTTAATGACTTACCAGTGTTCCCTGGTCATAAAATCTTGACTATAAATGGGAGATGAAACCTTAGCGCAGCCCCCTCTCAGTGGCTTGTCACTCTGACAAATGTAATTAAGGAATcaggttttgcattttttacatttaactTGTACATTTTGCtcagagtaaaagaaaaaaagaaccaaaaaacaaaacctaaggACTACTACAGTTCATTAACACAAATATAAACATGTTAACATTCACAGTTATTTTGGTCTTAATAGTTTTTCACATGTATACATTCAATCATACTGTGTTAAGTTATTATTAGGTTTTTCTAACCACAAGTGCTGGGCAAATTGTACAACAACCAGCTGACATTCAAGTAATCCTACCCTGAGAAAATCTGTTattctgaagctgaaaaaaaggactttttttgCACTAAATCCCACTCCAATGTGCAAAATAAATAGCAAGAGGCTGCACTGTGGAGGCAGGATTTGACAGATTGGAACTGAGGAAGCAGTTGCTCTCACAACTGCAGAAGTTGATCACTTTTACCACAGATTTACTCAGGGTAAGTAGAgaacatgcaaaaataaaacGCTTACCCCAGATAAGTGCTAGACATCTCACTTCAAACCGTGAATAAAGAACCCCTGGGGATGCCAAGAGAAATCTGCTTGCATCTCCTCACAGCAATAAAGTTTCccaaattaaaaccacaaataCAGTTTGATGCCCACAAGTGCATGTGAAACACAGCATCTGAATTCAAGTCAGTACTGAAGGAATAACTCAGTAAAAAGGTTTCAGTACCAAGGATGATTTGTGAAGGTGGCTAACAGAACCGGTGCATGAATAGATAATGGGTAAGCATACCAAAAGGGATGACATTTTAACACGCTCCTTTTGTCAAGAGCTTGATCTCTTGTAATAGATAAAGAGTCCTAGGACAATCTGCCCACCCTTTGCAATGAGTGGAATTAGTCAGGGCTGGAACCAGAGATTTCCAGTCTCCTCTGCACAGAGCTGGCATTTCTGGTCTGGttgccttcatttttcttccatgcaACAGGGTCTCCAAGACTTCCAGGAGTTTTGAAAAATGCCTCATGATGCACAGGACGAATGTTCTTGGGAGTGAGGGGAGCTGATGAAGGCTAGGtgttaaacaaaaccaaagggaTTCAGTAGGGTTTTCTCAAAGCCTACATGCAAGCATGCAAACAGAAGGGAGCTTGCAGATGTCAACCTCTGTACCCTGCTACTATAGGGAATAACTTCAGACATCCTTTCAGAAGCTCCACAGGCTTTGCCCCTGCTTTTTGCTCTGGAACTGTCTGCCAGCACATCATTGCTGGAAGCTGAGAGCTTCTATCCCATTTCCAACTTAAATGTATTCATGACTAGTTCATATTCATTCATTCTTATGCCAATCTTGCCCTTCAGCTTAAATGGCTTTCTCTTCCTTGATGTTTTACTCACTTTAGTTGTTTGTTAGCATCAAAATAGGTCTAAAATTGGTCTTCTAAAGCCTGACCACTTGTCTTTTAAGTGCCACTCTACTGTAACCTCTAATGCTAGTATGTGTGACAAAACTGATGTCACTCATTGTACTTCAGATCAGTGGGTCCTTCACTTTTGAATTTCTCATCTTTTTTACTCAAAAAAGTCTGTTCCTGtggtagattaaaaaaaatatctttataaaAAAGATTAACAAAACCTACAAAAAGAATTTTCCCCCCAGTTCTGATACTGCTATTACTTTTCCATTATTTAGTGAAGAGAGATCAGAACAGGGGTGAGGAGGTAACCCAGGACACTACCACCAGAGAGGTGTTGCTGCCAGCTGACAAACAATCCTCCTGTCCTAATGTGTTTCTGTAGCCATTGCACAACACAAGATAGTgtcaaatggaagaaaaatacttacctggatttctggggaaaaaaaaaacaacctgtaaccaatttttttttctctattcctGTAAGATTTTTAAAGATTAAGACTTTAATGAAACACCTGCATCAACCTGCAGCACAAGGTGCCTTCAGGCCCAGTGACCTGGCATGGTGTTTCATTGTCAACCAACCACCTTTCCCACTTACCTGCTGCAGCTTCAGAAGGGTCACTGGATGCCCCATACACACATGGGAGTCCAGTTTAACAGCACCACAGGATCTTGGGAGCGTAGGACTCAGGTGCTGAGCAGGGTGAGCTGGTTGCTGAGGATCCACTGAAGGCGCAGGCGAGACCTTGGGGGTGACCACTGCTGTGGTGCCTATGAAAACAGGTGCTGTTGATGCCAGGCTGGACATGCCAAAACTCATGGAGGTGGCAGCTGAAAAGGAGCCATCGGGAACTGTGGGAACAGGACTGGTGATTGTGGGAGAACACACAAGAGGGAAGGAAGCCAAGGCTGCTGACGGCAGCATGACACAGGGGATGCTCAGAGAAGGTAACTGGTTTGCAGCGAGACTGATGGCACCAGGGGCTTGGTTTGCAGGGAGCAGGAAATTAAAACTGCTCAATCCTAaaccaaagagagaaaaagcaaagcattaatACAGTTGACAAGTGAGACTTAATCTATAACTAGACTTAGCTTAAACCAGAACAGGGAAGAGGTCTGACAACAAAGAGAAAGGCTGCCCTGGAAGTAAACTGTGACAAAAATAGTAAAAGAGAAGCAAGGAAACTGTCACAAACCTGTGACTCTTTTGTCAAGCTCCCTTTCCTTACCTCCATCTCCCCCCCTACTGCCTGTTCACTGTATATACATCCATTTACTTTGTTCATATTAAACACCAACCACACaccttgttttctgcttctaaCTTCAATAGAAGTTTCTTAGAAACAGCTTGGctaaaaaactttttttttttttactaatggGAATCTTACCCTCTgctatatgaaaatatatatgctgatttaaatgagaaaaaaaacccaaacacaaaacaagcTCAAACATACACCCAAAGATGCTTATTTTCCTGACAAgagctgaaatactgttttgaaacagaagcTGCTCTGGTTCTCTATTTGTCTGATCTCGCAAAACCGCAGGATAAACATTTGCAAACTGAGCGTCTCCATCTTATAAGTGGAATCCCATAGACCCAACTGTGCCAGAAACTAATCAAATACTAAAGCAGGAGTCATGGATATCTACCACGTTTCCTGTTCCCACAAACAAGCCTTCCATTCCACACAAACACAGGACAAAAAATGGTGAACATGAAATCCTCCTGCAGTATTTTCAACTgcttcctctccatccctcccgtGTCCTACAGGTAGGCATGGCTACACTCCCAGTGCCTCAGTTTTTGAGGGGTTATCCCAATGATGCATGTTGCAAGACAGTACAAAGTTCATAGCTGACTAAATTCGCTCACTCAGGGGGATGCTGTTGCACTATTCTGGCCACTCTATTGCAAAACAGATTTCCAGCTCCTCTGAGTTTTGAATGCTGGATAAGTGTCTTTTTTCTGCCGCACATAATTCAGTCATGTAAACACCACATTATTCATTGCTATTAATGTTTGGGTCCTTCAGAAAAATGATTGTATTTTCAGAGAAACAACAGTTCTTCTCAAGTCAAGAGAATTCAGAGCTATTAAACTACTACAGAGAACTGATGACAGGCTTTTCCTGCCAAATACAGACTCCTTCACCTATCTGCAGGACTCCCTATTTGCTCAGTGAAGAGATGTAGAAGTCTGGGTGCCTCTGGATCTCATGGCTTTCCTTACCAGCAGTAGATTGAACATACAGATACTGTGGTAGGAAAGGTTGATTGGTGCCTTCTGTAGAGATGTGCACTTTTCCTGGAGAGGGTTCATCAGGGTCTTTATTCTGAGATGCTTTTTCTTGCTCCTGAGAATCTAAAGCCTTGGTAGGCTCCCTGTTTGAAGcctctggagcagcaggactTGTGAGGTCGAGACAAAAAGCTTCTAGATGTACAGCAGAGGTGCAGCCACTTCCTGGGGTAGATTCAACCTTGGGTGACTCTAAAGGCTTCTAAAcaaaaacagaagaggaaatgaagaGTCCAAACTGAAATAACACAGTGCAATATCTCTCAGGCACCCACCTCAGCTACAGAGTAAAGCACGCATGTGTGCAAAGGAGCAGCACAAAACTGATCAACAAGTCACCATGTTAAAAAACTTCGTCTGAGGGTTTGAAGAACCATATTAGCATTGCCTAAGCCCTGTGCCCTGTGCTGTAGTTCACTTTCAGTACTTGAAGACACTGAATAAGAGATACCTGAGCTTGGGGATTAAATTTTTATTGATAAGGAAAAACACCTGTTTCAATTAGCTTATATTCAAACATTGATATGATCTTGAGCCTGATCCCTATGGTAAGTAGTTAGGAGAACCCTGAGATTGCTGCACTTCACCTTCTACCATCATCCTTCTCCAACATGCTTGCTGTGGGCAACATGGCTTGAGAGAGGGGGACTCAGGCTAGAGAGCAGTGGGGAAGTACAAACCACATTTGCTCAGTGGCGTAAGCAATGTTGCTGCTAACCGGGAAAGCTCAAGGGGAAGATGAGGAATAATAGTCACATTAATTTCCTCCCCACTGGCAGGCTGCTTTGTTGAAGGCAATGATCAGGACACTGATTCCAAAGAACAGATGAGCATCACATCCCTCTCCAAAGAATCACCCTCCAGTTTCCCCTGGTAGTGTGAAAAATCTCCCAGTTAATGCCTATAGTTTCAATACAACCCTCTTACAATTTTATTAACACATGGGAGGCAGAATTTGTACCTGTAACACCAGTGGTGCAGTGAATTTTCACTCCTGAAAACACTGTATTGGGCAAAAGTCTTTCCTTGCTAACAGGAAACCTAAAAGATTATGGAATTCACTTATTTACCTTGGATACCACAAGTGAAAGAGGCAGATCCCTCTGTTCCATGGTCTGTTTTTTAGCAGCTGGCTCTTCATCATCTACAGGTGCAGAGGGTGATGTGCACTTGTGGGAGCTGCGTTTCTGACAGAGAGCTGAAGGTATGGCAGCCTGAGCTTCTACATTCCTGTTTCCCACATCTCCTGCACGGGGCAGGCTCTCCCTCAAGTTATTTTCTTGAAGACCACCACACAACATAAAAAGGGATGAAGATGGAAAGCACAGGAAAGGTTGGTTAGGGAGCAAGGTaggttttccattttctgttttggagGCTGCTAGTGCGGAAGGATGTGGAGCTTGGTTGCTGATGCCATGTGGCAGTGAGAGGCTTGGCACATCTGTCTGAACCACAGGGAAAACTGCCTGAGGCAAAGGGTTAACACAAAATTCAGAGTCTCCAGGAAGtgaaaggagggagagaggggaggtTATGCTTGGGTTCCTTGctgattttaatattgtttcGGTGGCACAAGATtcattcctaaaaaaaaaaaaaaaaagtaatgaaaagaggaaaaacatttaGTCCAAAATTATGCCCCTATTTTATCCTTGAAAGCAAATAGGTATATTGCTGGACATAAATGTGGAAAAATTCTACCCCCCCCTACTTTACACAGTTTACAAGAAGGGccactttttattatttctaattaCACAGAAACATACTTATCAGGTTTTGGGCAGAACAATAATGCACTAAACTAGAATCAACcattcagaaattaattcaaattagATGTAGATAAGACCCTTTGATAAGACAGAAAGGCTTTTGCAGGGAATTATGATTTTCTCAGCCTACCTAGACAACAGGGCAAAGGAGGCAGGGATGACCTCTATAAACAGATATGAGATGAAGAACTACTTAAGCTGAAGGACAACAATGGTACAAGTATGAATTGGTAAGTATAAATTGgccatgaaaacaaaataaaagaaagccaTGGTGAGACCTGTTAGCATTAACATAGTAACGAGACCATCCAGTAATTTTCTATCTCAGGCTCATTAATAGAATCTAGCCTTGAACAGGCACAAATCTGAAACTGGACAGGAGTTAAGACCAACCTACCTAGTAATTTCCTCTATTTTCTGCCTGCAGACAGCTGCTGGATTTATCATTTTGGAGCAATATTCATCTGAATTCATAATATAGGCTGAAAGAACAAAGGAACATTCAATTAATAACAGATCTGTTTACCAAGCATATTTTGATATTGGCCATATAAAATAATTGGTATAATTTTTCTATCCTGGCACATTTTTATAACGTCCACTAACAGCCAGAATCTGCAAGACACTCAGAACTCAGTCCCACTGGAGAGGTGCTCAATATCATAATTTCCTACAAGAAGGCACTGTAAAAATCCCTGTAattgctttgtctttttaacAGCTATCCATTAGATTGTTACAATAATTCCACTATATTAGAAACCGTAAGATAAAGCAAGCTTTTGTGTGGCTAAGGCATCTTTCTTTATCTCTACCaaattttaacagaagaaaCTCTAGTATAGTTGCAGTTAGTAGAGAACAGGAACATTTAccagaaaacaaactgcagaTTTAAGGCAGTATGGCACAGATTCACCTCATCTAACTTGACCAAAGGGTCCAAAACAGAAGTCTCATCACATGAACAGTAGAAATATAAGCACTTCCCAAGCATCATTCTTGTATTTAATTAGTCTGACTCACCCAGTCAAATGCCTTACATTGGTGGGCCCATATTTGGGCAGATCCACTGGGATACAAAAGAACATGCTTCATTAGTAATTACCTTGCCTCACTTGATGTGGGCTGCTGGGCTCAGAACTGACTTTCCTTCTGGTCTCTTCACAAGACTGTGTGCTGTTAAATGAAGTGTGACGTGTAAACCTTTGTCTTCCAGTAGCACAGATCTTATATGGGACACAGGCTCCTTGTGTCCCTGGCAGAGGATCAGATGTTGGGCTATGCCCTCTCAGCTCACCTGTAGGAACATGATTTTGTACAGCAGTCCTTCATGGAATACAGCTCCTCATTTAGGCTTCTGCCATGTTACCAAACTTGGTGATAAGAGATAACCTCTAACTAACCTCAAACCCCACAGAACAGAAGCAGACCTAAGCTCAGTATGCACTGGTAGACAAGATAAgggcttcttttctttccactccatggcagctgcagcagcagctacacTCTAGTGTGCATATTCAGAGGAAATAGATGGTGTTAACACTATCCTTTACTTTTACTTGGTCCTGGCACTGGCCTGACCCAAATATTATTACCAAAGGGCTTCCTTTTGCTCTGGCTTCTAGCCATGCAGTTTACAGAGATGTTCTGAGCCACTGCCTCCTTCGCAGACAAACCTTCTGTACTAAGGTACACATGCAAGAAACAGCCTTGCTCTACCTTGGTAAATCCccttacaaacaaaataattcactgTCTAATTATAACAGAATTACTGAGATTTTGCaacccagaaaagctgtggacTCAGATTTGGAGATGTAGGCATTATCTGCCATTGTTCTACAATTTATAGTTACATAAGTTGATGTAAAAATACCACCAAGACAGTGTTCTTCAACATCCCTCCACAGCCCTTAGGCCTAAAGTCTAAGAAGGGCAAATGTTGAAGTGGCCATCAGTTATCCATCACAGGGTGGGCAATGAATGCTGAGCCATtctttacaaatgaaaaacaacctTTTACCCTGGGAAGGGTTTGTCAAAAAGAAATGTGAGCTACCCAAGTTCGTGGTCTTGCCAGGGAATTCCACAGGTCCAATCCACTTGAAGGCTGGTTTGCGTCCTCTTTCCTCTGTGACATGAACTTTCTTGATCAAGCCTAGGCTGGTGAGAACATTGGCAATATCATACAGTCTTCGTACCTTTGCTAACAGAAAAGGGCAGAAATAGTCAGGATAGCTCTTTTACAGCACATACAGTACATATTTACATGGTAATTATGTTGAGAGTAGCACCACAGCTTTCATAGATGAGGTGGGTAAAATCAAACTGGGATACACTTCAGCCACCTCCTATGAAGCCTGTCATACCAGCTCCCACCTGCTTGTCACTGCTTCTTCAGAGTTTAGCTGCTCACGCATCTTAGCTGCTCAGGTTTAAGCAAATGGGTTAGCGAATGATTATATCATCAGCTTGCCCAGAAAAGGCAGCTACCTCCATGTGG harbors:
- the E2F7 gene encoding transcription factor E2F7, with protein sequence MEPSVLALRNLASGRPGRRGRAEPAAQKENIFDRSRMAPKTPIKNEPVDLSKQKGCTPERNPITPVKLIDRPQPDPWTPTANLKMLISAASPDMRDREKKKELFRPIENSEQSDTPDSLQYDMVDDSTVDEFEKQRPSRKQKSLGLLCQKFLARYPSYPLSTEKTTISLDEVASILGVERRRIYDIVNVLESLHLVSRVAKNQYCWHGRHNLSQTLKTLQEAGELQYGELMTIFQHKEQDLEYKFGEQKKETIPDSQDRPLMDFSEPDCTSASANSRKDKSLRIMSQKFVMLFLVSKTKIVTLDIAAKILIEETQDTVDHSKFKTKVRRLYDIANVLTSLGLIKKVHVTEERGRKPAFKWIGPVEFPGKTTNLGELRGHSPTSDPLPGTQGACVPYKICATGRQRFTRHTSFNSTQSCEETRRKVSSEPSSPHQVRQAYIMNSDEYCSKMINPAAVCRQKIEEITRNESCATETILKSARNPSITSPLSLLSLPGDSEFCVNPLPQAVFPVVQTDVPSLSLPHGISNQAPHPSALAASKTENGKPTLLPNQPFLCFPSSSLFMLCGGLQENNLRESLPRAGDVGNRNVEAQAAIPSALCQKRSSHKCTSPSAPVDDEEPAAKKQTMEQRDLPLSLVVSKKPLESPKVESTPGSGCTSAVHLEAFCLDLTSPAAPEASNREPTKALDSQEQEKASQNKDPDEPSPGKVHISTEGTNQPFLPQYLYVQSTAGLSSFNFLLPANQAPGAISLAANQLPSLSIPCVMLPSAALASFPLVCSPTITSPVPTVPDGSFSAATSMSFGMSSLASTAPVFIGTTAVVTPKVSPAPSVDPQQPAHPAQHLSPTLPRSCGAVKLDSHVCMGHPVTLLKLQQPSSAPLTPKNIRPVHHEAFFKTPGSLGDPVAWKKNEGNQTRNASSVQRRLEISGSSPD